Proteins from a single region of Geothrix sp. PMB-07:
- a CDS encoding PstS family phosphate ABC transporter substrate-binding protein gives MSLRLFTPLALLLLGLACQAPQVAPEKPPAAVLQAAPVREAALAAYSAEHPVSGELKSVGSDSMEPLMALWGEDFKKFHPRISTLFVCKGSGTAPKALIEGSTLMGQMSREMNEQELAAFQAKFGYAPTRIPVAVDALVVYVNANNPIRQLRMEEIDAIFSTTRKGGAKNDLLTWGDLGLGGDWKQRDIQAYGRDENSGTRAFFKEHVLKKGDFKPTVKALMDQFAVVEAPAVDGGGISYGPLQYANRMVKGVPVASFKSDRFIEPTLETIQKGTYPLTRFLYIYVNKAPGKALDPAVKEFLRFVLSKEGQAGVSSFGAVAVPGDFAAMSVGKLN, from the coding sequence ATGTCCCTGCGCCTGTTCACCCCCCTCGCCCTGTTGCTCCTGGGGCTGGCCTGTCAGGCCCCCCAGGTGGCGCCTGAGAAACCACCCGCGGCCGTTCTGCAAGCCGCCCCTGTGCGGGAGGCAGCCCTGGCCGCCTACAGCGCGGAACACCCAGTCTCGGGGGAACTGAAGAGTGTCGGATCTGATTCCATGGAACCGCTCATGGCCCTCTGGGGCGAGGACTTCAAGAAATTCCACCCCCGCATCAGCACCCTTTTCGTGTGCAAGGGCTCGGGCACAGCCCCCAAGGCCCTCATCGAGGGCAGCACGCTGATGGGCCAGATGAGTCGCGAGATGAACGAACAGGAACTGGCCGCCTTCCAGGCCAAGTTCGGCTACGCCCCCACCCGCATTCCCGTGGCCGTGGACGCCCTGGTGGTCTACGTCAACGCCAACAACCCCATTCGCCAGCTGCGCATGGAGGAGATCGACGCCATCTTCTCCACCACGCGGAAGGGCGGCGCCAAAAACGATCTCCTCACCTGGGGTGACCTGGGACTGGGGGGTGACTGGAAGCAGCGGGACATCCAGGCCTATGGCCGCGACGAGAACTCCGGCACCCGCGCTTTCTTCAAGGAGCACGTCCTGAAGAAGGGTGACTTCAAACCCACCGTAAAGGCGCTGATGGATCAGTTCGCCGTGGTGGAAGCTCCGGCGGTGGACGGTGGCGGCATCAGCTATGGGCCGCTTCAGTACGCCAATCGCATGGTCAAGGGCGTGCCCGTGGCCTCCTTCAAGAGTGACCGCTTCATCGAGCCCACGCTGGAAACCATCCAGAAGGGCACCTACCCGCTCACCCGCTTTCTCTACATCTATGTGAACAAGGCCCCCGGCAAGGCCCTGGACCCGGCAGTGAAGGAATTCCTCCGCTTCGTACTGTCGAAGGAGGGTCAGGCCGGTGTCTCCAGCTTTGGCGCCGTGGCTGTGCCCGGCGACTTCGCCGCCATGAGCGTGGGCAAGCTGAACTGA
- the rpsF gene encoding 30S ribosomal protein S6 — protein MMRRYETIFIASPTLTDEQADELVKQYEGIIAEQGGELLKTDKWGRKKLAYEVQKFSEGYYTLFEMNAGPDLIHELERRFRNNDAVIKYLSIRMDEAEKAAGRTKQRIEREAKRKAQAGIKERSAEEVMG, from the coding sequence ATGATGCGTCGTTACGAGACCATCTTCATCGCCTCCCCCACGCTGACCGACGAGCAGGCTGATGAGCTCGTCAAGCAGTACGAGGGGATCATTGCCGAGCAGGGTGGCGAACTGCTCAAGACCGACAAGTGGGGCCGCAAGAAGCTGGCCTACGAAGTCCAGAAGTTCAGCGAGGGCTACTACACGCTCTTCGAAATGAACGCCGGCCCCGACCTCATCCACGAGCTCGAGCGCCGTTTCCGCAACAACGATGCCGTGATCAAGTACCTCAGCATCCGCATGGACGAGGCTGAGAAGGCCGCGGGCCGCACGAAGCAGCGCATCGAGCGCGAAGCCAAGCGCAAGGCCCAGGCCGGTATCAAGGAACGTTCCGCTGAAGAGGTGATGGGATGA
- a CDS encoding putative Ig domain-containing protein, whose product MKRLVLVITALFLGVVCLSHCGGGGSKSATKQTTGSAPSIAYPVQTLTATVGEALTSLVPTNTGGASEAWSIVPALPAGLTFSTATGQISGTPTAASSATTYTVTATNGAGTGTATISLTVAATLTKPVISYTPSSANATVGVAMPSLVPTNAGGAATGWTVAPALPAGLGLNSSTGQISGTPTVLSAATSYTVTATNSAGNGTAKVSITVVAAQGKPVISYTPATINATVGTAISTLTPANTGGAATGWTVAPTLPAGISLNASSGQISGTPTAVTAAATYTVTATNASGSGTTTLSITVSAAATLAMATPPDATQGWLSASGNHVYRQGQVWVGRGMNVPDTRRGWGTTAPLDEYYSTAEVNAILGAATDGYLDGNGATQPGWGADFLRVPMGTYVSDAGDFIQDAAYRQHLIDIVDNLATKRVGANKDRPVYVMLSVWNDPAKPDNEVPTTATTGPIDGSSTTMQQLWVALSTVFYKYPYVVYGITNEPNNVTDQAAAWARFNEVVQAIRDNENALAAQLGQSTPNHHLIAVQGLDGWARDLSYYVTHPITAGGGANVIYEAHPYNAVADFSTVFENASKTLPVIIGEFGPDPDGNMPASALVPLMDSAETRQIPYMGWYFGETWDVAPGMLDTETLGTQGGRVTLNLVPNAAWGAVLKARLAKPAP is encoded by the coding sequence ATGAAGCGACTGGTCCTAGTCATCACTGCCCTTTTCCTCGGAGTGGTCTGCCTCTCCCACTGCGGAGGAGGTGGCAGCAAGTCTGCAACCAAGCAGACCACGGGAAGCGCGCCTTCCATCGCTTACCCTGTGCAGACACTGACGGCCACTGTGGGGGAAGCGCTTACGTCTTTGGTCCCCACCAACACTGGGGGGGCGAGTGAGGCCTGGTCCATCGTTCCGGCGCTGCCGGCCGGCCTGACGTTCAGTACGGCCACGGGCCAGATCAGTGGCACCCCCACAGCGGCAAGCTCGGCCACCACCTACACCGTGACTGCCACCAACGGGGCAGGCACGGGAACAGCCACGATCTCCCTCACGGTGGCTGCCACGCTCACCAAGCCGGTCATCAGCTACACGCCTTCCAGCGCGAATGCCACCGTGGGTGTGGCCATGCCGTCTCTGGTGCCGACCAATGCTGGGGGCGCGGCGACGGGGTGGACGGTGGCACCGGCCTTGCCCGCCGGCCTCGGCCTGAACTCCTCCACCGGACAGATCAGCGGTACGCCTACAGTCCTCAGCGCAGCGACCAGCTACACGGTGACCGCCACCAACAGCGCGGGGAATGGCACCGCCAAAGTGTCCATTACGGTGGTGGCGGCCCAGGGAAAACCGGTGATCAGCTACACGCCCGCCACGATCAATGCCACGGTCGGCACCGCGATTTCCACCCTTACCCCCGCCAACACGGGCGGCGCGGCCACCGGCTGGACCGTGGCGCCGACACTGCCTGCCGGAATCAGCCTGAACGCCAGTAGCGGCCAGATCAGCGGCACCCCCACCGCTGTGACTGCCGCCGCCACCTACACCGTGACGGCCACCAATGCCAGTGGCAGCGGCACCACCACTCTGTCCATCACGGTGAGCGCCGCTGCCACCCTGGCCATGGCCACGCCGCCCGACGCAACTCAGGGTTGGCTGTCCGCTTCTGGAAATCACGTCTACCGCCAGGGCCAGGTCTGGGTGGGCCGGGGCATGAACGTGCCCGACACGCGGCGGGGTTGGGGCACCACCGCGCCGCTGGATGAGTACTATTCCACGGCTGAGGTGAACGCCATTCTGGGGGCCGCCACGGATGGCTATTTGGATGGGAATGGGGCCACCCAGCCGGGCTGGGGCGCGGATTTCCTGCGCGTTCCCATGGGCACCTATGTGTCAGATGCGGGGGACTTCATCCAGGATGCGGCCTACCGGCAGCACCTCATCGACATCGTCGACAACCTGGCCACCAAGCGGGTGGGGGCCAACAAGGACCGGCCCGTCTACGTGATGCTTTCCGTCTGGAACGACCCCGCCAAACCCGACAACGAAGTGCCAACCACGGCAACCACCGGCCCCATCGATGGCAGCAGCACCACCATGCAGCAACTGTGGGTCGCGCTTTCCACCGTGTTCTACAAGTACCCCTACGTGGTCTACGGCATCACGAACGAACCCAATAACGTCACCGACCAGGCCGCTGCCTGGGCACGTTTCAATGAAGTGGTGCAGGCCATCCGGGACAACGAGAACGCCTTGGCAGCCCAGTTGGGGCAGAGCACACCGAACCACCACCTGATCGCCGTGCAGGGCCTGGATGGTTGGGCCAGGGATCTCTCCTACTATGTGACGCATCCCATCACGGCGGGCGGTGGGGCGAACGTGATCTACGAGGCTCATCCCTACAATGCCGTGGCGGATTTCTCGACGGTCTTCGAGAACGCCTCCAAGACGCTGCCGGTCATCATCGGGGAATTCGGCCCCGATCCGGATGGGAACATGCCCGCCAGTGCTTTGGTCCCCCTCATGGATTCGGCGGAAACCCGGCAGATTCCGTACATGGGGTGGTATTTCGGAGAAACCTGGGATGTCGCTCCCGGCATGCTGGATACCGAAACCCTGGGCACCCAGGGAGGGCGGGTCACGTTGAACCTGGTGCCGAATGCCGCCTGGGGCGCGGTCCTGAAAGCCCGATTGGCCAAGCCCGCACCTTGA
- the ppk1 gene encoding polyphosphate kinase 1 produces MFHPIPRPEELLNRELSWLDFNARVMEEAEDPTVPLLERVKFLSIVSSNWDEFFMVRVAGIWRQIDAGITQPGPDGLTPRQLLERVSSRIHAYSARQHELFHKVLAPQLEAEGIAILEPEDLDPSQQAFALDYFEQSLLPLITPLAVDTGHPFPRLGNRALVLVVELEPDEDLLDGDLPASELSFIHVPTGLASRFLRVPSAPGTHAFVMLEDVVRHHLSRLFLGYTVKSCHAIRVTRDSDLPVEEDPSEDLLKTVEEGLRDRRRGAVVRLQYEYGLSTEVLDLLSDEMELSPEDLYPCSGLTAFSDLMQLYGQLDLPHLKDSPLPPLPVPQLEQAGSIFEAISRNDILLNHPYQSFDDSVVRFVREAAEDPKVLAIKMTLYRVTANSPVAAALERAAERGKQVAAIVELRARFDEAANIAWARRLEKTGVHVVYGLPNHKIHCKACLVVRQEQSGIKRYCHFGTGNYNERTSRLYSDVGLFTARPEFGEDLSNLFNMLTGYTRPPKFHRILLAPQYMKKALKERIQREIDHARDGRSARMVLKMNALVDPQLIQMLYEASREGVKVDLIVRGTCCLRPGVPGLSENIRALSILDRFLEHARIYHFANDGHPETLLASADLMPRNLDRRVELAFPLVDPLLAAQVMEMVELQLHDTLKGRVIGPDGGVLRRGLDTQDPPLRSQLRIYEHTLLASGVGALTQKLGPLDSDI; encoded by the coding sequence GTGTTTCATCCCATTCCCCGTCCCGAGGAACTGCTCAACCGTGAGTTGAGCTGGCTTGATTTCAATGCCCGGGTCATGGAAGAAGCCGAGGATCCCACCGTGCCCCTGCTGGAGCGGGTGAAGTTCCTCAGCATTGTCTCCAGCAACTGGGATGAGTTCTTCATGGTGCGGGTGGCGGGCATCTGGCGGCAGATCGACGCCGGCATCACCCAGCCCGGGCCCGATGGCCTGACGCCCCGCCAACTGCTGGAGCGGGTGTCCTCCCGCATCCATGCCTATTCGGCCCGGCAGCACGAACTGTTCCACAAGGTGCTGGCGCCTCAGCTGGAGGCAGAGGGCATCGCCATCCTGGAACCCGAGGATCTGGATCCCTCCCAGCAGGCCTTCGCCCTGGACTACTTCGAGCAGAGCCTGCTGCCCCTCATCACGCCTCTGGCTGTGGACACGGGCCATCCCTTCCCCCGCCTGGGCAACCGTGCCCTGGTGCTGGTGGTGGAGCTTGAGCCGGATGAAGATCTGCTGGACGGCGATCTGCCCGCCTCGGAGTTGTCCTTCATCCACGTGCCCACGGGCCTGGCCTCCCGTTTCCTGCGGGTGCCGTCTGCCCCCGGCACCCATGCTTTTGTCATGCTGGAAGACGTGGTGCGGCATCACTTGTCCCGCCTCTTCCTGGGTTACACCGTGAAGAGCTGCCACGCCATCCGGGTGACCCGCGATTCCGACTTGCCCGTGGAAGAAGATCCCTCTGAGGATCTGCTCAAGACCGTGGAGGAGGGGCTCCGCGACCGCCGCCGTGGCGCGGTGGTGCGGCTTCAATACGAGTACGGGCTGTCCACTGAGGTGCTGGATCTGCTCAGCGACGAGATGGAGCTGAGCCCCGAGGACCTTTACCCCTGCTCGGGCCTGACGGCCTTTTCCGATCTCATGCAGCTCTACGGGCAGCTGGATCTGCCCCACCTCAAGGATTCCCCGCTGCCGCCCCTGCCTGTGCCCCAGCTCGAGCAGGCGGGCAGCATCTTCGAGGCCATCTCCCGCAACGACATCCTGCTGAACCACCCCTACCAGAGCTTCGACGACAGCGTGGTGCGCTTCGTGCGCGAAGCGGCGGAAGATCCCAAGGTGCTGGCCATCAAGATGACCCTCTACCGTGTGACGGCGAACAGCCCCGTGGCCGCGGCGCTGGAACGGGCCGCCGAACGGGGCAAGCAGGTGGCGGCCATCGTGGAGCTGCGGGCGCGATTCGATGAGGCCGCCAACATCGCCTGGGCCCGGCGCCTGGAAAAGACAGGCGTACACGTGGTCTACGGTCTGCCCAACCACAAGATCCACTGCAAGGCCTGCCTCGTGGTGCGCCAGGAGCAGAGCGGCATCAAGCGCTACTGCCACTTCGGCACGGGCAACTACAACGAGCGCACCAGCCGTCTCTATTCGGATGTGGGCCTCTTTACGGCGCGGCCTGAATTTGGGGAAGACCTCTCCAACCTCTTCAACATGCTCACGGGTTACACCCGGCCGCCGAAATTCCATCGGATCCTGCTGGCACCCCAGTACATGAAGAAGGCCTTGAAGGAACGCATCCAGCGGGAGATCGACCATGCCCGCGATGGCAGGTCCGCCCGCATGGTGCTGAAGATGAACGCGCTGGTGGACCCCCAGCTCATCCAGATGCTCTACGAGGCCAGCCGCGAAGGCGTGAAGGTCGATCTCATCGTGCGCGGCACCTGCTGCCTCCGCCCCGGAGTGCCGGGCCTGTCCGAGAACATCCGGGCCCTCTCCATCCTCGACCGCTTCCTGGAGCACGCCCGCATCTACCACTTCGCCAACGATGGTCATCCCGAAACCCTGCTCGCCAGTGCCGACCTCATGCCGAGAAACCTCGACCGCCGGGTGGAACTGGCCTTCCCCTTGGTGGACCCGCTGCTTGCGGCCCAGGTCATGGAGATGGTTGAGCTGCAACTGCACGACACCCTGAAGGGCCGGGTGATTGGTCCCGATGGCGGGGTGCTCAGGCGCGGTCTGGATACCCAGGATCCGCCCCTGCGCAGCCAGCTCCGCATCTACGAACACACCCTGCTGGCCAGCGGTGTGGGCGCTCTGACGCAGAAATTGGGACCGCTGGATTCGGATATCTGA
- a CDS encoding Mrp/NBP35 family ATP-binding protein, whose amino-acid sequence MTKISRAALFEALNAYTVPGTSATLTTLKAVKGIDVTEGKVTVLLQLMESYQDRVQAIKQALETLILQQPGVTSAEIEIGWEKTAQVEFKNLIPGIKRCVVVGSGKGGVGKSTVTVNLAVAMAQQGLKVGLLDSDIYGPSIPMMLGLKDSPLGTPDGQILPLEKFGIKVMSMGLLIEEDRPVIWRGAMLNKALQQFLKDVAWGDLDVLLIDLPPGTGDVQLTLIQNAQVDGAVIVSTPQDVAFLDAKKAIGMFGTVKVPVLGIIENMSSFLCPGCGKETQIFGHGGVKTAAVRMEIPFLGEVPIDLAIREGGDSGKPFVAEHPDSIQTKVFLEMASTLKGVLKF is encoded by the coding sequence ATGACGAAAATCAGCCGCGCCGCCCTGTTTGAAGCCCTCAACGCCTACACCGTGCCAGGGACGAGTGCCACCCTGACCACCCTCAAGGCCGTGAAGGGCATCGACGTCACCGAGGGCAAGGTGACGGTGCTGCTCCAGCTCATGGAGTCGTACCAAGATCGTGTGCAGGCCATCAAGCAGGCGCTCGAGACCCTGATCCTTCAGCAGCCGGGCGTGACCTCGGCGGAGATCGAAATCGGCTGGGAGAAGACCGCCCAGGTGGAGTTCAAGAACCTCATCCCCGGCATCAAGCGCTGTGTGGTGGTGGGCTCCGGCAAGGGCGGCGTGGGCAAGAGCACCGTCACGGTGAATCTGGCGGTGGCCATGGCGCAGCAGGGCCTGAAGGTGGGCCTGCTGGATTCCGACATCTACGGGCCCTCCATCCCCATGATGCTGGGTCTCAAGGATTCACCCCTGGGCACGCCCGACGGCCAGATCCTGCCGCTCGAAAAATTCGGCATCAAGGTCATGTCCATGGGCCTCCTGATTGAGGAAGACCGCCCCGTCATCTGGCGCGGCGCCATGCTCAACAAGGCCCTGCAGCAGTTCCTGAAGGACGTGGCCTGGGGTGACCTGGATGTGCTGCTCATCGACCTGCCGCCGGGCACCGGCGACGTGCAGCTCACGCTCATCCAGAACGCCCAGGTGGATGGCGCCGTCATCGTGAGCACGCCGCAGGACGTGGCGTTCCTCGATGCCAAGAAGGCCATCGGCATGTTCGGCACCGTGAAGGTGCCCGTGCTGGGCATCATCGAGAACATGAGCAGCTTCCTCTGCCCCGGCTGCGGCAAGGAGACCCAGATCTTCGGCCATGGCGGCGTCAAGACTGCCGCCGTCCGCATGGAAATTCCCTTCCTGGGCGAGGTGCCCATCGACCTGGCCATCCGCGAGGGTGGCGACAGCGGCAAGCCCTTCGTGGCCGAGCACCCCGACAGCATTCAAACCAAGGTCTTCCTGGAGATGGCCAGCACCCTCAAGGGCGTGCTGAAATTCTAG
- the rpsR gene encoding 30S ribosomal protein S18 yields the protein MKRRADAKKGKPKKKKAFGGRRAKFCKFCVEKSLMIDYKDVKTLQAFTPERGKVLPRRTSGVCAVHQRELVEAIKRARNIALLPFATD from the coding sequence ATGAAGCGCCGCGCCGATGCCAAGAAGGGCAAGCCCAAGAAGAAGAAGGCTTTTGGGGGACGACGCGCCAAGTTCTGCAAGTTCTGCGTCGAGAAGTCCCTCATGATCGACTACAAGGACGTGAAGACCCTCCAGGCCTTCACCCCCGAGCGCGGCAAGGTGCTGCCCCGCCGCACCAGCGGTGTGTGCGCGGTGCACCAGCGTGAGCTGGTGGAAGCGATCAAGCGCGCGCGCAACATCGCGCTGCTGCCTTTCGCCACCGACTAG
- a CDS encoding 50S ribosomal protein L25, protein MSQEVLIVPKRESFGKAAVRELKKSGMIPAVVYGLNEPPVAIAISPKAVARVLASDAGMNSVMFLQREGTDIKRHVIIKDLQRDPITGRLRHVDFMRVDMTVKVRVKVPVRLVGTAVGVKSQGGILDFAHREIEVECLPSIIPSHIDVDITNLNVGDSVRFEQLALVPNVVLTGDAHQVVCSIHGKAAEEEAAATAAAEPEVAKKGKKEEKK, encoded by the coding sequence ATGTCCCAGGAAGTCCTGATCGTCCCCAAGCGCGAATCCTTCGGCAAGGCCGCGGTTCGTGAGCTCAAGAAGAGCGGCATGATTCCGGCCGTGGTCTACGGCCTGAACGAGCCCCCTGTCGCCATCGCCATCAGCCCCAAGGCCGTGGCCCGCGTGCTGGCCAGCGACGCCGGCATGAACTCCGTGATGTTCCTCCAGCGCGAGGGCACCGACATCAAGCGCCACGTCATCATCAAGGACCTGCAGCGCGATCCCATCACCGGCCGTCTGCGCCACGTGGACTTCATGCGCGTCGACATGACCGTCAAGGTTCGCGTCAAGGTGCCCGTGCGCCTTGTGGGCACCGCCGTTGGCGTGAAGAGTCAGGGTGGCATCCTCGACTTCGCCCATCGCGAGATCGAAGTGGAATGCTTGCCCAGCATCATCCCCAGCCACATCGATGTGGACATCACCAACCTCAATGTGGGTGATAGCGTCCGCTTCGAGCAGCTGGCCCTGGTGCCCAACGTCGTCCTCACCGGCGACGCCCACCAGGTGGTCTGCTCCATCCACGGCAAGGCCGCCGAGGAAGAAGCTGCCGCCACTGCCGCCGCCGAGCCCGAAGTGGCCAAGAAGGGCAAGAAGGAAGAGAAGAAGTAG
- the pth gene encoding aminoacyl-tRNA hydrolase yields the protein MWTLVPLGNPGSEYQDTRHNLGRLLLQRWMADRNLAPAPRKRFPSGSLYPLSDQLQALVPSTYMNLSGEVCAQAAAAGLYPRRLVLLYDDKDLPLGTGRFRLDGSDGGHNGLRSVFGCLGTQDIARLRLGIGPFERPLADYVLGHWTDPEWARIDALDAPFARFLELLAETEDLGTLANQVNPAAFWGL from the coding sequence ATGTGGACTTTGGTACCGTTGGGCAACCCCGGATCTGAATACCAGGACACCCGTCACAACCTGGGCCGCCTCCTGCTGCAACGCTGGATGGCGGATCGCAACCTGGCACCTGCCCCCCGCAAGCGGTTTCCATCGGGTTCGCTCTACCCGCTGTCTGATCAGCTGCAGGCCCTGGTGCCCAGCACCTACATGAACCTGTCGGGCGAAGTCTGCGCTCAGGCCGCAGCCGCGGGCCTCTACCCCCGGCGCCTAGTGCTGCTCTACGACGACAAGGATCTACCCCTGGGCACGGGGCGCTTCCGGCTGGATGGTTCCGATGGCGGCCATAACGGCCTGCGATCTGTCTTCGGCTGCCTCGGCACCCAGGACATCGCCCGCCTGCGCCTGGGCATCGGCCCCTTCGAGCGACCCCTGGCGGACTATGTGCTGGGCCATTGGACCGACCCCGAGTGGGCGCGCATCGATGCGCTGGATGCGCCCTTTGCCCGGTTTCTGGAGCTTCTGGCGGAAACGGAGGATCTGGGCACCCTGGCCAATCAGGTGAACCCGGCCGCCTTCTGGGGGCTCTAA
- a CDS encoding TonB-dependent siderophore receptor translates to MKIFAALPIAFGLVCSQQPVWAQEKPLDLEAELTALLNTKVEVASKSAEKLSDAPGVISVISKDELQRFGGNSLADVLSRVPGMVHIASYFSDRSMMAAPGDNLRGLKSSVHVLVLFDGRPVREVQEGGIKDDIYETFPVAAIDHIEVIKGPGSVLYGSEAFAAVINIVTDKPKETGGALAGSFASNGGYKHWGKVDVASGDLTLSATIQAIKPSEWDTKYGFGTTPNGPTTVITPANLDPKGESAFLHSTYKGFSLTGGFFKWDTPFMIADYMGDVSGKRSTKNYLDLGYNFEINDRWNITANGTYNKATLKVNDGGAPGIERDSDEWLLELTSFYSLNTKGKFIVGALYSKATGTEKTLGSPSTTTSTGSRASQALYSQLDYLVAPEVKTIVGFQALKVGEADSTLVPRLGVIWNPTQQINAKLLYGEAFRAPYINENFIDFLGFLKGDKALKPEKVKSTQASLSYSGTSGQVTVSAFQNKQSDLVVFTSSPTLPAGFLQYQNLAKAKIEGFEVEGKYYASKSLMLVGSVLSQRPGDGELTGISNFGAKAGISYSGEYGVVSLFDVHQGSIDQSLYNTASSNPKPGSYDLVSLHAKLNLNEVFGFKSKAKFEAFLQGDNILDKEVWIVATGDSEFPSSIPFNKGRTVYLGAKVSF, encoded by the coding sequence TTGAAGATCTTTGCCGCTCTGCCCATCGCCTTTGGTTTGGTGTGCAGCCAGCAGCCGGTCTGGGCCCAGGAGAAGCCGTTGGATCTGGAAGCCGAATTGACGGCCCTTCTGAATACCAAGGTCGAAGTCGCTTCCAAGTCCGCGGAGAAGCTCAGCGACGCGCCGGGCGTCATTTCCGTGATTTCCAAGGATGAATTGCAGCGCTTTGGCGGCAACTCGCTGGCTGATGTGCTCAGCCGCGTGCCCGGCATGGTGCACATTGCCAGCTATTTCTCTGACCGCAGCATGATGGCGGCCCCCGGCGACAACCTGCGGGGCCTGAAGAGCAGCGTCCACGTGCTGGTGCTGTTCGATGGGCGCCCGGTGCGCGAGGTGCAGGAAGGCGGCATCAAGGATGACATCTACGAAACCTTCCCCGTGGCGGCCATCGACCACATCGAAGTGATCAAGGGGCCCGGCTCGGTGCTCTACGGCTCCGAAGCCTTCGCGGCCGTGATCAATATCGTGACGGACAAACCCAAGGAAACGGGCGGCGCCCTGGCCGGCTCCTTCGCCTCCAACGGCGGGTACAAGCACTGGGGCAAGGTGGATGTGGCCTCGGGGGATCTGACCCTGTCCGCCACGATCCAGGCCATCAAGCCTTCTGAGTGGGACACCAAGTACGGATTCGGCACCACGCCCAACGGGCCCACCACCGTGATCACCCCCGCCAACCTGGATCCCAAAGGTGAGAGCGCGTTCCTCCACTCCACCTACAAGGGCTTCAGCCTCACGGGCGGCTTCTTCAAGTGGGATACGCCCTTCATGATCGCCGACTACATGGGCGATGTGTCGGGCAAGCGCTCCACCAAGAACTATCTGGATCTGGGCTACAACTTCGAAATCAATGACCGCTGGAACATCACGGCCAACGGCACCTACAACAAGGCCACCCTGAAGGTGAACGACGGCGGCGCCCCGGGCATCGAGCGCGATTCCGACGAATGGCTGCTGGAACTCACGAGTTTCTACTCGCTGAACACCAAGGGGAAGTTCATCGTGGGCGCCCTGTACAGCAAGGCCACCGGCACCGAGAAGACCCTCGGCTCACCCTCCACCACCACGTCCACCGGCAGCCGCGCCAGTCAGGCGCTCTATTCCCAGCTGGACTACCTGGTGGCGCCAGAGGTCAAGACCATCGTGGGCTTCCAGGCCCTCAAGGTGGGCGAGGCTGATTCCACGCTGGTGCCACGCCTCGGCGTGATCTGGAATCCGACGCAGCAGATCAATGCCAAGCTGCTCTATGGCGAAGCCTTCCGCGCGCCCTACATCAACGAGAACTTCATCGACTTCCTGGGCTTCCTGAAGGGCGACAAGGCCCTGAAGCCTGAGAAGGTGAAATCCACCCAGGCGAGCCTCAGCTATTCCGGAACCTCGGGCCAGGTGACGGTCAGTGCCTTCCAGAACAAGCAGAGCGACCTGGTGGTCTTCACCTCGAGCCCCACGCTTCCGGCGGGCTTCCTCCAGTACCAGAACCTGGCCAAGGCCAAGATCGAAGGCTTTGAGGTGGAAGGGAAATACTACGCCAGCAAATCCCTGATGCTGGTGGGCTCGGTCCTGTCCCAGCGGCCCGGCGATGGCGAGCTCACGGGCATCTCCAACTTCGGAGCCAAGGCGGGCATCAGCTACAGCGGCGAGTACGGCGTGGTCAGCCTCTTCGATGTCCATCAGGGCTCCATCGACCAGTCTCTTTACAACACGGCCAGCAGCAATCCCAAGCCTGGAAGCTACGATCTGGTGAGCCTGCACGCGAAGCTCAATCTGAACGAAGTGTTCGGATTCAAGAGCAAGGCCAAGTTCGAGGCCTTCCTCCAGGGCGACAACATCCTGGACAAGGAAGTCTGGATTGTGGCCACAGGCGATTCCGAATTCCCGTCCTCCATCCCCTTCAACAAGGGACGGACGGTCTACCTCGGCGCCAAGGTGTCCTTCTAG
- a CDS encoding DUF6677 family protein, which produces MSNDKPVLRLPVPLRKQKALKAAWKPLLLQWLVPGAGYWVTGEKGRAKVFFGIWALFCVLGALQMQYGAVDGVKGGIFVPVAGSWLPSLGAFATAGIGPVYGAFAWAFGGAGTEPVRTLTQEYGATYVMVAGLLNWLCCFDLWDRITGRWVFRLPKDEQIERASKGE; this is translated from the coding sequence ATGAGCAACGACAAGCCCGTCCTGAGACTCCCCGTGCCCCTGCGCAAACAGAAGGCCCTGAAGGCGGCCTGGAAGCCCCTCCTGTTGCAGTGGCTGGTGCCGGGCGCGGGATATTGGGTGACGGGCGAGAAAGGCCGGGCCAAGGTCTTCTTCGGTATCTGGGCGCTCTTTTGCGTGCTGGGCGCGCTGCAAATGCAGTACGGCGCCGTGGATGGTGTGAAGGGCGGCATCTTCGTTCCCGTGGCCGGTTCCTGGCTGCCTTCGCTCGGCGCCTTCGCCACGGCGGGCATCGGTCCAGTTTATGGGGCCTTCGCCTGGGCCTTCGGGGGCGCCGGTACCGAACCTGTTCGCACCCTCACTCAGGAGTACGGCGCCACCTATGTGATGGTTGCGGGCCTCCTGAACTGGCTTTGCTGCTTTGATCTCTGGGATCGCATCACGGGCCGCTGGGTGTTCCGCCTGCCCAAGGATGAGCAGATCGAACGCGCCTCCAAAGGCGAATAA